One Serinicoccus chungangensis genomic window carries:
- a CDS encoding O-methyltransferase, with protein sequence MAAPKASSVAYAEDFIAPHPVIESAQRRGEELGATPLGNAAGATLRLLAAAVRAAHVVEVGTGAGSSGLWLLQGMPRDGILTTIDSDPENQRAAREAYAAAGIPPQRTRVISGDAAAVLGRLTDGAYDLVLVDADKDGYPVYTEAALRLLRPGGLLVLDNMLWHDKVADPAARDETTTVLRDLGKTLREEDGLVPALLPVGDGLLVAVKR encoded by the coding sequence ATGGCAGCACCCAAGGCATCCTCGGTCGCCTACGCCGAGGACTTCATCGCTCCCCACCCGGTCATCGAGTCGGCCCAGCGCCGCGGCGAGGAGCTCGGCGCGACCCCCCTCGGCAACGCTGCGGGCGCGACGCTGCGGCTGCTGGCCGCCGCGGTCCGGGCCGCCCACGTGGTCGAGGTGGGCACCGGTGCCGGGAGCTCGGGTCTGTGGCTCCTGCAGGGGATGCCGCGCGACGGGATCCTCACGACGATCGACAGCGACCCGGAGAACCAGCGAGCCGCCCGGGAGGCCTACGCCGCCGCCGGCATCCCGCCGCAGCGCACCCGGGTCATCAGCGGGGACGCGGCCGCGGTCCTGGGTCGGCTGACCGACGGCGCCTACGACCTGGTCCTCGTCGACGCGGACAAGGACGGCTACCCGGTCTACACCGAGGCCGCGCTGCGGCTGCTGCGTCCGGGCGGGCTGCTCGTGCTCGACAACATGCTCTGGCACGACAAGGTCGCCGACCCTGCCGCCCGGGACGAGACCACCACGGTGCTGCGCGACCTCGGCAAGACGTTGCGCGAGGAGGACGGACTGGTGCCGGCCCTGCTCCCCGTGGGCGACGGGCTCCTCGTCGCCGTCAAGCGCTGA
- a CDS encoding PaaX family transcriptional regulator C-terminal domain-containing protein, with protein MHARSAVVDLFGDHLRRRGWWAPVSAVLALTSAVEVGGPATRTAISRLVAQGWLEARADDGVRGYAATPRARVRWERAHDRVYAPGPPLWDGCWHLVHVDSGGDRRRREQVTRTMTYLGYGRLSSGGWVSPRPSPELEPSLEPLEVGWVALHGRLEPVQDPARLAGRVWDLDGLAEEHHRFADLLASGPAVAGLGPEGAYRERTALVHAWRRFLFRDPDLPPEVLPVGWPGHRSRQLFLDRAAALAPAADDYVDGVLASTVR; from the coding sequence GTGCACGCCCGCTCCGCCGTCGTCGATCTCTTCGGCGACCACCTGCGACGACGTGGCTGGTGGGCCCCGGTCTCCGCGGTCCTCGCGCTCACCTCCGCGGTCGAGGTGGGGGGCCCGGCCACCCGGACCGCGATCTCCCGCCTCGTCGCCCAGGGGTGGCTCGAGGCGCGGGCCGACGACGGGGTGCGGGGGTATGCCGCGACCCCGCGTGCGCGGGTCCGCTGGGAGCGGGCGCACGACCGGGTGTACGCCCCCGGCCCCCCGCTCTGGGACGGCTGCTGGCACCTCGTCCACGTCGACTCCGGGGGCGACCGTCGCCGGCGCGAGCAGGTGACCCGGACCATGACCTACCTCGGCTACGGGCGGCTGAGCTCCGGCGGCTGGGTCAGCCCGCGGCCGAGCCCGGAGCTCGAGCCCTCGCTGGAGCCGCTCGAGGTCGGCTGGGTGGCCCTGCACGGGCGGCTGGAGCCGGTCCAGGACCCGGCCCGGCTCGCGGGCCGGGTCTGGGACCTGGACGGCCTGGCAGAGGAGCACCACCGGTTCGCGGACCTGCTCGCCTCCGGACCGGCGGTGGCCGGGCTGGGTCCCGAGGGCGCCTACCGCGAACGCACGGCCCTGGTGCACGCCTGGCGGCGCTTCCTCTTCCGGGACCCCGACCTCCCTCCCGAGGTGCTCCCGGTCGGCTGGCCGGGCCACCGGTCGCGACAGCTCTTCCTCGATCGCGCGGCCGCGCTGGCCCCCGCCGCCGACGACTACGTCGATGGCGTGCTCGCCTCGACCGTTCGGTAG
- a CDS encoding enoyl-CoA hydratase/isomerase family protein, which translates to MSSAASPVHVDHDAGSGVAVLRLDRPEAMNSLDVATKEALLEAVRTVADDPAVRCVVLTGTGRAFCVGQDLKEHVQLLGEDAEMLWRTVAEHYNPVVELLATMDKPVIAAVNGVAAGAGAAFAFACDLRYVAASAGFNLAFTGIALSCDSGTSWSLPRLVGTARAKELLLFPRTVPAEEALGLGLATEVVPDEDLLARALDVARRLAAGPTLAYGAVRRAVAFSAGHGLADSLEVEETLMARTGTSADHRAAVDAFLAKEKPVFTGR; encoded by the coding sequence ATGAGCAGCGCCGCCTCTCCCGTCCACGTGGACCACGACGCCGGCAGCGGCGTCGCCGTCCTCCGGCTCGACCGACCCGAGGCCATGAACTCCCTCGACGTCGCGACCAAGGAGGCCCTGCTCGAGGCGGTGCGCACCGTCGCGGACGACCCCGCGGTCCGCTGCGTGGTGCTCACCGGGACCGGCCGGGCGTTCTGCGTCGGCCAGGACCTCAAGGAGCACGTGCAGCTGCTCGGTGAGGACGCCGAGATGCTGTGGCGGACCGTCGCCGAGCACTACAACCCCGTGGTCGAGCTGCTCGCGACCATGGACAAGCCGGTCATCGCCGCGGTGAACGGTGTGGCGGCCGGCGCCGGGGCGGCCTTCGCCTTCGCCTGCGACCTGCGCTACGTCGCGGCCTCGGCCGGCTTCAACCTGGCGTTCACCGGGATCGCGCTGTCCTGCGACTCGGGCACCTCCTGGTCCCTCCCCCGCCTCGTCGGCACGGCACGGGCCAAGGAGCTGCTCCTCTTCCCGCGGACCGTCCCGGCGGAGGAGGCGCTCGGTCTGGGGCTGGCGACCGAGGTCGTGCCCGACGAGGACCTGCTCGCGCGGGCCCTGGACGTGGCCCGGCGGCTGGCGGCCGGGCCCACCCTGGCCTACGGCGCCGTGCGGCGGGCGGTCGCGTTCTCCGCCGGCCACGGTCTGGCGGACTCGCTGGAGGTGGAGGAGACGCTCATGGCGCGGACCGGGACCAGCGCCGACCACCGCGCCGCCGTGGACGCCTTCCTGGCCAAGGAGAAGCCGGTGTTCACCGGTCGCTGA
- a CDS encoding DUF3117 domain-containing protein, with product MAAMKPRTGDGPLEVTKEGRGIVLRMPLEGGGRLVVEMNAEEASALGDAIKDCVG from the coding sequence ATGGCAGCAATGAAGCCTCGCACCGGGGATGGTCCGCTGGAAGTGACCAAGGAGGGCCGCGGCATCGTCCTGCGCATGCCTCTGGAGGGCGGTGGCCGGCTCGTCGTCGAGATGAACGCCGAGGAGGCGAGCGCCCTGGGCGACGCCATCAAGGACTGCGTGGGCTGA